A region of the Kribbella sp. NBC_01245 genome:
CTCCGACATGGGCGAATTCGTCAAGGCCGGGCAACTGCTGCCGCTCGACCCGTGGGCGAAGGCGTACGACTGGCCCAAGCGCTACTCCGACCGCGTCTTGCAGTACTCGCGCTACTCCGCGGACGGTAAGACCTTCGGCGAGGGCAACCTGTACGGCCTGCCGCAGGTCGGCGAGGTCGTCGGCATCTACTACAACAAGGCGAAACTGACGTCGCTCGGCCTGCAACCGCCTACCACCTGGCCCGACTTCGAGGCCGCCCTGGCCAAGGCGAAGGGCGCCGGCGAACTGCCGATGCAGCTCGGGAATCTCGACAAATGGCCCGCCATCCACGTGTTCGGCACCGTCCAGGGCCGATCGGTCCCGGCCGACCAGATCACCACGCTCGCCTTCGGTCGCCCGGGCGCTTCGTGGACCACCTCGGAGAACACCAAGGCCGCGACGGACCTGGTCTCGTGGGCCGACAAGGGCTACTTCAACTCAGGCTTCAACGGGCAGGGGTACGACCCGGCCTGGCAGGACTTCGGCAAGGGCAAGGGCGTCTTCCTGATCGCGGGGACGTGGTTGCAGGCCGACCTGCAGAAGGCGCTCGGCGACAAGGTCGGGTTCATGCTCCCGCCTGGTACGGCGGCCGACGCGCAGCCAGTGGTGACCGGAGGCACCGGTCTGCCGTTCGCCATTACGAACAAGGCGAAGAGCCCGGATGCCGCGGCGGCGTACATCAACTTCATCACCAGCCAGGACGCGATGAAGGTGCTGACGGCAACGGGTAACCTCCCGATCGCCGACACCACCGCGCAGCAACCGCCCGCGGGGTTGGGCAAGGACGTCTTCGCGGCGTTCGGCACGGCTCTCGACAAACAGGGGCTGGTGCCGTATCTCGACTACGCGACGCCGACGATGTACGACACCCTCGGCGCGGCGTTGCAGGACCTGCTCGGGAAGAAGGCCACGCCCGAGCAATTCCTCGAGCGGCTGCAGACCGACTACGCCGCCTTCGCGAAGTAGTGGGATCGCCGCCGGGGGAACCGCGTCGGATCGGCTACCTCTACCTGCTGCCGGCACTGCTCGTCTACGGATTGTTCCTGCTCTATCCGTTGGGCCGGGCCGTCCATCTCTCGTTGTTCGAGTGGGACGGTATCAGTCTCGGCAAGTTCGTTGGCCTGGGCAACTACCTGGAAATCCTTCAGGACAAGGGATTGCGGGCGTCCTTCGGTCATGCGCTGGTGCTGATCGTGTTCTACTCGGCGCTTCCGGTGGTGATCGGTCTGGCGCTCGCGTCGGTGTTGCATCGGGCAAAGGTCCGCGGATTGGGCCTGTTCCGCACGATCATCTTTCTGCCGCAGGTGGTCGCGATGGTCGTCGTGGCGGTCGCGTGGCGGCAGATCTATTCGCCAGACGGCCTGCTGAACGACGTACTGCGGGCTGTAGGTCTCAATGGCCGTGGTTGGCTGGGGGACTACGCCTTCGCGTTGCCTGCGGTCGGCGTGATCGGGACATGGTTCGAGACGGGCCTGGTGACGGTGTTGCTGCTGGCCGGGATGGCCCGGATTCCGCGCGAGCGGTTCGAAGCGGCCCGGCTGGACGGCGCGAACGCCTTCCGCGAGTTCTTC
Encoded here:
- a CDS encoding carbohydrate ABC transporter permease, which gives rise to MGSPPGEPRRIGYLYLLPALLVYGLFLLYPLGRAVHLSLFEWDGISLGKFVGLGNYLEILQDKGLRASFGHALVLIVFYSALPVVIGLALASVLHRAKVRGLGLFRTIIFLPQVVAMVVVAVAWRQIYSPDGLLNDVLRAVGLNGRGWLGDYAFALPAVGVIGTWFETGLVTVLLLAGMARIPRERFEAARLDGANAFREFFAVTLPAVRGEIAVAVTLTVIAALRTFDLVYITTSGGPGTSTSVPSYEVYHRAFELGQVGSAAAIGVCLTVLIFGITFGVNRLADR
- a CDS encoding extracellular solute-binding protein, with protein sequence MSRRAPAIAVAVLLLAACTPGSDSPGGTGTPPTEVRTDAAALGDVTLTVWDQEVRGGQAEQIKRLNAEFQTMYPNIKINRVSRSFDDLKTTLRLALSGKDAPDVVQANNGRSDMGEFVKAGQLLPLDPWAKAYDWPKRYSDRVLQYSRYSADGKTFGEGNLYGLPQVGEVVGIYYNKAKLTSLGLQPPTTWPDFEAALAKAKGAGELPMQLGNLDKWPAIHVFGTVQGRSVPADQITTLAFGRPGASWTTSENTKAATDLVSWADKGYFNSGFNGQGYDPAWQDFGKGKGVFLIAGTWLQADLQKALGDKVGFMLPPGTAADAQPVVTGGTGLPFAITNKAKSPDAAAAYINFITSQDAMKVLTATGNLPIADTTAQQPPAGLGKDVFAAFGTALDKQGLVPYLDYATPTMYDTLGAALQDLLGKKATPEQFLERLQTDYAAFAK